From Rudanella lutea DSM 19387, a single genomic window includes:
- a CDS encoding exopolysaccharide biosynthesis polyprenyl glycosylphosphotransferase: MRHRYSVFFLPLHILADFFCLNAAFVLAYNVKFGSVSAVAEPPYATLWLVFNLVWLVIAITLKPYNFPRQLFKIDHLLKKQAMVIGVHVAAIAVYWVFTQAYYYSRDHLFYTYILFFFLGAAYRIGGLLFLREYRARGYNNRRYVVVGYGKLSKTITRFYDIHPEMGFRFCGFFDHSSSENRLALKGGYEDLATYIRDNQIDCVYCCLPYIDNTYLRQIVDNADDLDYQVKLLVDFRGFLSRGTSVEYHDFLPVLNLSSQILEDFRVNALKRAFDILFSLGVIVLGSPIFVAVALATRLSSKGPIFYAQERVGREGIPFTIYKFRSMYVNSEKAGPSLSQGLQDNRITPWGRFMRRTRLDELPQFFNVLKGDMSVVGPRPERQYFIDQIVEIAPEYRDLLKVKPGITSIGQVKFGYAANVDEMVKRLRFDLLYPERRSFGLDIWIIVQTVRVMMQGRGQ, encoded by the coding sequence ATGAGACACAGGTATTCTGTTTTTTTTCTACCCTTGCACATTCTGGCTGATTTCTTTTGCCTGAATGCCGCGTTTGTATTGGCGTATAATGTAAAGTTTGGGTCTGTTAGTGCGGTTGCTGAGCCACCTTATGCTACGCTGTGGCTCGTGTTTAACTTGGTATGGCTGGTCATTGCGATCACCCTGAAGCCTTATAATTTTCCCCGTCAACTTTTCAAGATTGACCACCTGCTGAAAAAGCAGGCGATGGTTATTGGCGTGCACGTCGCTGCGATTGCGGTATATTGGGTTTTTACGCAGGCATACTACTACTCGCGCGATCATCTCTTTTACACGTATATACTGTTCTTTTTTCTGGGGGCTGCGTACCGCATTGGCGGGTTGCTGTTTCTGCGCGAATATCGGGCAAGGGGTTACAATAACCGGCGCTACGTAGTGGTTGGGTATGGTAAATTGTCAAAAACGATCACCCGTTTCTACGATATTCACCCCGAGATGGGGTTTCGGTTCTGTGGGTTCTTTGACCATAGCTCATCTGAAAACAGATTGGCCCTTAAAGGTGGGTACGAAGATCTGGCAACGTATATTCGTGATAACCAGATTGATTGCGTGTACTGCTGCCTGCCCTACATCGACAACACGTACCTGCGCCAAATTGTGGATAATGCCGATGACCTCGACTATCAGGTAAAACTTCTGGTCGACTTCCGGGGCTTTCTATCACGTGGGACTTCGGTCGAATACCATGATTTTCTGCCCGTTCTGAATCTGTCATCCCAAATCCTCGAAGATTTCCGGGTCAATGCGCTCAAGCGGGCTTTCGATATTCTATTCTCTTTGGGCGTTATCGTGCTGGGTTCGCCGATTTTCGTTGCTGTAGCTTTGGCTACCCGCCTATCGTCGAAAGGTCCAATCTTTTACGCGCAGGAGCGAGTCGGCCGGGAGGGGATTCCGTTTACGATCTACAAGTTTCGGAGTATGTACGTCAATTCGGAGAAAGCCGGTCCATCACTCTCTCAGGGCTTACAAGACAACCGGATTACACCCTGGGGCCGATTTATGCGCCGGACCCGGCTCGATGAGTTACCGCAGTTTTTTAACGTGCTTAAAGGCGATATGTCGGTAGTAGGCCCCCGGCCGGAGCGGCAGTACTTCATTGATCAGATTGTGGAGATTGCTCCTGAGTATCGCGATCTGCTGAAAGTAAAGCCAGGTATTACGTCTATTGGGCAGGTGAAATTTGGGTATGCAGCCAATGTAGATGAAATGGTGAAGCGGCTACGCTTCGACCTGCTCTATCCCGAACGCCGTTCGTTTGGTCTGGACATTTGGATTATTGTTCAGACAGTGCGCGTCATGATGCAGGGGCGCGGCCAATAG